From a single Carassius carassius chromosome 8, fCarCar2.1, whole genome shotgun sequence genomic region:
- the LOC132145499 gene encoding uncharacterized protein C6orf62 homolog → MGDPNSRRNQTRNRLRAQLRKKRESLADQFDFKIYIAFVFKEKKKKSALFEVAEVVPVMANNYEENILKGVKDTSYSLESSLELLQKDVVQLHAPRYQSMRRDVIGCTQEMDFILWPRNDIEKIVCLLFSRWKGAEHEPFRPVQAKFEFHHGDYEKQFLHAVGRKDKAGMVMNNPNQSVFLFVDRQHLQTPKTKLTVFKLCSLCLYLPQDQLTCWGVGDIEDHLRPYMPD, encoded by the exons ATGGGAGACCCAAATTCTCGCCGGAATCAAACAAGAAACCGACTCCGCGCCCAGCTACGGAAGAAACGGGAATCTCTGGCCGATCAGTTCGACTTCAAGATCTACATTGCCTTTGTGTTTAAGGAAAAG AAAAAGAAGTCAGCACTCTTCGAAGTAGCTGAGGTGGTACCTGTGATGGCCAACAACTATGAGGAAAATATCCTTAAAGGCGTGAAGGATACGAGCTACTCCTTAGAGAGTTCTCTAGAGCTTCTCCAGAAAGATGTGGTGCAGTTACACGCGCCTCGTTACCAGTCGATGCGTAGA GATGTGATCGGTTGTACCCAGGAGATGGACTTTATCCTTTGGCCCCGCAATGATATTGAGAAGATTGTCTGTCTCCTGTTCTCCAGATGGAAAGGGGCTGAACATGAACCATTCAGGCCTGTTCAG GCCAAGTTTGAGTTTCATCATGGAGACTATGAAAAGCAGTTTTTGCATGCTGTTGGTCGGAAGGACAAGGCTGGGATGGTTATGAACAACCCCAATCAGTCCGTCTTTCTCTTTGTGGACAGACAGCACTTACAG ACTCCAAAAACCAAGCTCACAGTTTTCAAGTTGTGCAGCCTCTGTCTCTACCTGCCACAGGATCAGCTCACCTGTTGGGGGGTTGGAGACATTGAGGACCACCTCCGTCCATACATGCCTGACTAG
- the LOC132144879 gene encoding armadillo-like helical domain-containing protein 2 — protein sequence MKITFCFEKKLFAKCFETGRRMPRLLSSLYDNYIKPYFSSGLERPDRSHKNKILEAGRLIRNTLLPVAVRADAARDIGILSYTGGYEHAAQAADNYMASMVELLKTPDLTDQHIIQLLEGLSAICYLHVANQNKAQALGLPDTLLEFVSPTSKHSFTSQRWSCYLLNILCCHNIPIICHLKDSEALQSNLEKLASLDWEQWPLNYAQELIRALGFQQSSMKDALYEEDELKGHTSTKSGHMLVNMHINYRY from the exons ATGAAAATCACGTTCTGTTTTGAAAAAAAGCTTTTTGCTAAGTGTTTCGAGACAGGCAGACGCATGCCTCGGCTCCTCTCCTCATTGTACGACAATTACATCAAACCTTATTTTTCCTCTGGCCTGGAAAGACCAGACAGAAGCCACAAAAATAAGATCCTCGAGGCTGGTCGACTGATCCGGAATACGCTGCTGCCCGTGGCGGTGAGAGCAGACGCAGCTCGGGACATCGGGATATTAAGTTACACAG GAGGTTATGAACATGCAGCTCAAGCAGCAGACAACTACATGGCAAGCATGGTGGAGCTCCTGAAAACACCTGACCTTACGGATCAGCACATCATTCAACTTCTTGAAGGCCTCAGTGCAATCTGCTATCTCCACGTCGCCAACCAAAACAAAGCACAAGCACTTGGACTCCCAGACACCCTGCTCGAGTTTGTATCTCCAACCAGCAAACACTCCTTTACGTCACAGCGCTGGAGCTGCTACCTTCTCAACATCCTCTGTTGCCACAATATCCCAATCATCTGCCACCTCAAGGACTCAGAGGCCCTGCAGTCCAATCTGGAGAAACTGGCGAGTCTGGACTGGGAGCAATGGCCACTAAACTACGCTCAGGAGCTTATCAGGGCTTTAGGATTCCAGCAGAGCTCGATGAAAGATGCTTTGTATGAGGAAGATGAGCTGAAGGGCCACACTTCCACTAAGAGTGGTCACATGCTAG TGAACATGCACATTAACTACAGGTACTGA
- the acot13 gene encoding acyl-coenzyme A thioesterase 13 has translation MVSMSLNTIKQIMRAMADSPGFDRVLSKVEVLSAAPGKVVCELKVEEEHTNRGGTLHGGLTATLVDVISTTAIMYSERGAPGVSVDMNITYMNAAKIGEDVLITAQVLKQGRTLAFATVDLTNKANGKLIAQGRHTKHLGS, from the exons ATGGTGTCAATGTctctaaatacaataaaacagataATGAGAGCGATGGCGGACAGTCCTGGATTTGACCGGGTTTTAAGTAAG GTGGAGGTGCTGTCTGCAGCCCCTGGGAAAGTGGTGTGTGAGCTGAAGGTGGAGGAGGAGCACACTAACAGAGGAGGCACTCTTCACGGAGGACTGACAGCCACTCTGGTGGATGTGATCTCCACCACCGCCATCATGTACAGCGAGAGAGGAGCTCCAGGGGTCAGCGTGGACATGAACATCAC ATACATGAATGCAGCTAAAATTGGAGAGGACGTCTTGATAACAGCTCAGGTTTTGAAACAAGGACGGACTTTGGCATTTGCAACAGTAGATCTCACCAACAAGGCGAACGGAAAACTCATTGCGCAGGGAAGACACACTAAACACCTCGGTAGCTGA
- the gmnn gene encoding geminin, with protein sequence MSSIRRPKHAENPSENIKKFLIVPTSGVGSGRRTLKVLQPSAVNKNLGRIENGKAIPKRKLWSAEQAKGSKRVKAEVAVKSTSAEDENQPEGVTQEAYELMIQETPGSSYWKEVAEERRKALFRVLKENEKLHKDIESKDEQIAQLKSENEELQELAQHVQHMADMIERLTGKSPDSLEELREIAFDAEEEDEEQHGDESEQSQDYNVPLKDNSTTEES encoded by the exons ATGAGCTCCATCAGAAGACCCAAGCATGCAGAGAATCCCTCTGAAAACATCAAG AAGTTCCTTATAGTACCAACATCAGGAGTGGGATCAGGGAGGAGGACCCTGAAGGTCCTTCAGCCGTCTGCTGTCAATAAGAACCTTGGTCGTATCGAG AATGGCAAAGCGATTCCAAAGAGAAAGCTGTGGAGTGCTGAGCAGGCGAAGGGCTCGAAGAGGGTTAAAGCAGAGGTGGCTGTCAAATCCACAAGTGCAGAGGATGAAAACCAGCCTGAGGGGGTCACGCAAGAGGCCTATGAGCTCATGATCCAAG aaactCCAGGGTCATCCTACTGGAAGGAGGTAGCAGAAGAGAGGCGGAAAGCCCTGTTCCGTGTTCTCAAAGAGAATGAAAAG TTGCACAAAGACATTGAATCCAAAGATGAACAGATTGCTCAGCTGAAGAGTGAAAATGAGGAGTTGCAGGAGCTGGCACAGCATGTACAACACATGGCTGACATGATTGAA AGATTAACTGGTAAGAGTCCAGACAGTCTAGAGGAGCTGCGTGAAATAGCCTTTGATGCtgaggaggaagatgaggaaCAACATGGGGATGAGAGCGAACAGTCACAGGACTATAATGTGCCACTTAAGGATAATTCCACAACAGAAGAAAGCTGA
- the LOC132145498 gene encoding tyrosyl-DNA phosphodiesterase 2-like, translated as MSNTVMSDNHTDQQMSALEETRTSLCDQFAYVSGSDSAVAQCYLAENEWDMERALNSFFEAHMDSVFDVEEAEENKDVSGNNKRKEVHSSDPVDSSRTKKKFKVDCIDLTVEEPTCSSGVNPPESKIESAVPESNAEDRKLSFISWNVDGLDTLSLAERARGLCSYLVLYTPDVVFLQELIPSYIQYLKKRAVSYLFVEGSDDGYFTAIMLKKSRVKLLESEIIGYPTTQMLRNLLVAQVNFSGQKLYLMTSHLESCKNQSEERMKQLRVVFQKMMEAPEDATVIFAGDTNLRDSEVVKVGGLPPGVCDVWEQLGKQEHCRYTWDTKANSNKTVPYICRCRFDRIFLRSAKTGPRVTPDHMVLVGMEKLDCGRYTSDHWGIYCTFKT; from the exons ATGTCCAACACTGTAATGTCAGATAATCACACAGATCAACAAATGTCTGCTCTAGAGGAAACGAGGACGAGTCTTTGCGATCAGTTTGCCTATGTCTCTGGATCGGATAGTGCTGTGGCGCAGTGTTATCTagcagaaaatgaatgggatatGGAG AGAGCACTGAACTCTTTCTTCGAGGCTCATATGGACTCAGTCTTTGATGTTGAAGAAGCAGAGGAAAATAAAGATGTGTCTGGGAATAATAAGAGAAAGGAGGTGCATTCCTCAGACCCTGTTGATTCTTCAAGAACAAAGAAGAAATTCAAGGTGGATTG CATTGACCTGACAGTGGAGGAGCCCACCTGCTCCAGTGGTGTGAACCCCCCAGAAAGTAAGATTGAAAGTGCTGTCCCCGAATCTAATGCGGAGGACCGCAAGCTCTCCTTCATCAGCTGGAATGTGGATGGTTTGGACACATTGAGTCTTGCAGAGCGCGCCAGGGGCTTGTGTTCGTATCTAGTTCT ATATACACCAGATGTGGTTTTTCTTCAAGAGCTCATTCCATCTTATATTCAGTATCTTAAGAAACGGGCTGTCAGCTACTTGTTTGTTGAAG GAAGCGATGATGGATACTTCACGGCAATAATGTTGAAGAAATCAAGGGTAAAACTTCTGGAAAGTGAGATCATTGGTTATCCTACAACACAAATGCTGAGGAATCTATTAGTTGCTCAG GTGAATTTCTCAGGTCAGAAGCTAtacttgatgacatcacatttagaaagctGTAAGAACCAATCAGAAGAGAGAATGAAACAACTGCGGGTCGTGTTTCAAAAGATGATGGAAGCACCAGAAGACGCTACTGTAATATTTGCTGGGGACACCAATCTCAGAGACTCtgag GTGGTAAAGGTTGGAGGTTTGCCTCCAGGTGTGTGTGATGTTTGGGAACAGCTGGGCAAGCAGGAACACTGCCGATACACCTGGGACACCAAAGCAAACAGCAATAAGACTGTGCCTTACATCTGCAGATGTCGCTTCGACCGCATCTTCCTTAGGTCTGCTAAAACCGGCCCGAGAGTCACTCCTGACCACATGGTCTTGGTGGGAATGGAGAAACTGGACTGTGGCCGTTACACCAGTGATCACTGGGGAATTTACTGCACTTTCAAAACATGA